CCGATCGCCGCATTGGCACGAGGCGGATCCCTGTCCAGGCCCTTGAGTCGGCGTCGGCTGCGTCCTTGGCCGTGGTCACCGGTCTGATCGTCTGGCGCGTCCAACCGGAGCCAGCCGGCTTCCTCTTCTTGGGGGGGCTCTCCGCGTACCTCATTGTCCGGCAGGTGCTGTTTCCGCTACGCGGGTTGCCCAGGGCGACGCGGTACGGGCGCACGGTTATGTTGATCGTCGCACCAGTCGTCCTCGTCGCATCCATCGCCGCGGTGGCCCTCATGTGAGCAGCGAAACGCACCGTCGCGGTCGGTCTGGTCGATCGAGCGCTGTCCGCCCTCGTGGTGATTGCGCCCACTTGCCTAAGGGCGTCGGCCTCGCCATGACCGTCAGTTGACTCGTCGGCGCCACCGCAGCCGTAGCCGTAGCCGTCACTGCGGTGACGGTACTCCATCAGCTCACGACGCCGCGTCGTCCCTGGCTCGCCGGGAGGGTGACGATGAAGCTGGCACCCTCCCCTGCGCCAGCACTCTCCGCTCGGATGTGGCCGCCATGGGCCTCTGTCAGCGCACGCGCGATCGCGAGGCCGATACCGCTGCCGCCGACGCCGCGAGAGCGACCGTCGTCGACGCGGTAGAAGCGTTCGAAGACGCGCGGGAGGTGCTCGGCGGCGATGCCGTCTCCGGAGTCGCGGACCGTGATGACGACCCCCTCCGCAGTCGGCCGTGCGGACAGTTCGACGAGTCCGCCAGCGGGTGTGTGGCGAAGGGCGTTCCTCAGGAGGTTGGCAAGGACCTCCTGCATGCGGTCCGGGTCGACAACGACCGTTCGGGCACTGGCGTCGGGCCCGAGGGTCAGGCGCACACCCTTGCCTTCGAACGCCAACGCCTCGCCGCTCGCCGCAATCCTCAGCAGGTCGCCCGCGGCAATCTCGCTGAGGTGAAGGTCGAGCCCGCGTTCCTCGGCGCTGGAGATGCGGCCGACGTCGTCGACCAGGCGTTCGATCCTGGAGATCTCGGCGTCGATGCGCTCGAAGGTGGCCCGGTCGGCTGGCAGTACTCCGTCGGCGATAGCCTCGTGGTACCCGCGAACGGTGGTCAGCGGGGTACGAAGCTCGTGGGACAGGTCACGCAGCACCTCGGCCCGCGACATCTCGGTGCGGGCGATGCTGCGCGCCATCTGCTCGAAGGCGTCGGCGAGGGAGTCGAGCTCGGCGCCGTAGCCCGAGCGCCGGACACGCACCGTATAGTCGCCGGACGCGACCGCACCCGCCGCCTCGGACAGCTCCCGCAGCGGGCGAACGGCGCGGCGGGACACGAACCATCCGACCGCGAGGGCAGTGAGCGTGGCCACGGCGATCGACACGGCGAGAGAGACCAGGATCGCCCTAGAGAACGCCATGTCCAGGTGGGTGGCCAGCTCGTTGGTGATCGGCCCCACCGCGTACTCGACGTGCCCCCGGAACATCCCAGGGGCCAGCCCCAGGGCGACAACGAGCAGGGTGATCCCGCCGGCGAGTATGACCAGGGCTTGGCCGAGGAGCAGGCGTGCGGCAAATCCCGTCCGCCGACCGGCGGCCCTCAACTGCCCTCACCCATTCGGTAACCCACGCCACGGACCGTCCGCACGTATCGGGACTCGGCCGGGTCGTCGCCGATCTTGCGTCGAAGATTGGCGACGTGCACGTCGATCACGTGGTCGTCGCCGAACCAGTCCTCACCCCACACAGCTTCTAGCAGTGCGCGGCGTTCGAGCACAGCTCGCGGTCGGCTCGACAGGGTGTCCAGGATGTCGAACTCCGTCCGGGTCAACTCGATCCGCTCACCCGCCACGGAGACTTCCCGGCCAGCCACGTCGATCACCAGGTCTCCGAAGACTCGAGCGGGGGCGCCCGTGTCCGGGCTGCGGGGACGCCGCAGCATGGCGCGCACTCGCGCCGCGAGCTCGCGCGGGGAGAAAGGCTTGGCGAGGTAGTCGTCCGCGCCAACGGACAACCCGATCACGCGGTCCAGCTCGTCGGTCCGCGCGGTCAACATGATCACGTAGGCATCGGAGAAGCCTCGCACCTGTCGACACACCTCGATCCCATCAATCCCCGGGAGCATCAGGTCCAGAACGAGCACGTCCGGCTCCCACGCGCGCGCCCTATCGACGCCCACCTCACCATCCGGGGCCACGTCCACCTCGAACCCTTCCACTCCGAGGTACTCAGAAATCAGGCGCGCGATCGGTGCGTCGTCCTCGACGACGAGCACGCGCCAGCGACGCCCGGCCGGTGCGTGAGCAC
The Demequina sp. TMPB413 DNA segment above includes these coding regions:
- a CDS encoding cell wall metabolism sensor histidine kinase WalK; its protein translation is MRAAGRRTGFAARLLLGQALVILAGGITLLVVALGLAPGMFRGHVEYAVGPITNELATHLDMAFSRAILVSLAVSIAVATLTALAVGWFVSRRAVRPLRELSEAAGAVASGDYTVRVRRSGYGAELDSLADAFEQMARSIARTEMSRAEVLRDLSHELRTPLTTVRGYHEAIADGVLPADRATFERIDAEISRIERLVDDVGRISSAEERGLDLHLSEIAAGDLLRIAASGEALAFEGKGVRLTLGPDASARTVVVDPDRMQEVLANLLRNALRHTPAGGLVELSARPTAEGVVITVRDSGDGIAAEHLPRVFERFYRVDDGRSRGVGGSGIGLAIARALTEAHGGHIRAESAGAGEGASFIVTLPASQGRRGVVS
- a CDS encoding prolipoprotein diacylglyceryl transferase family protein, whose translation is MAPTTPTAAAPADIGVPIGPLLDATIPALLVGQSVGRLGCIFAGCCSGLPTTSRWAIWGSDRRIGTRRIPVQALESASAASLAVVTGLIVWRVQPEPAGFLFLGGLSAYLIVRQVLFPLRGLPRATRYGRTVMLIVAPVVLVASIAAVALM
- a CDS encoding winged helix-turn-helix domain-containing protein — its product is MLVVEDDAPIARLISEYLGVEGFEVDVAPDGEVGVDRARAWEPDVLVLDLMLPGIDGIEVCRQVRGFSDAYVIMLTARTDELDRVIGLSVGADDYLAKPFSPRELAARVRAMLRRPRSPDTGAPARVFGDLVIDVAGREVSVAGERIELTRTEFDILDTLSSRPRAVLERRALLEAVWGEDWFGDDHVIDVHVANLRRKIGDDPAESRYVRTVRGVGYRMGEGS